The proteins below are encoded in one region of Deinococcus aquaedulcis:
- the gluQRS gene encoding tRNA glutamyl-Q(34) synthetase GluQRS: MSVVGRFAPSPTGAMHLGNARTALLAWLHTRAHGGRHLLRFEDLDTGRVRPWAYDLTRRDLEWLGLDWDEEAIQSARLPLYGAALARLDTYPCTCTRKEVQAAIQASAGAPHGTEPVYPGRCRAGTAHPGRPAARRWRVPDEVVCAHDALNHQTLCQHLPGEVGDLVLQRNDGVFAYHLAVVVDDAEAGVTDVVRGADLWTATPRQVALGRALGLPTPRYLHVPLLHDYRGERLAKRGGAPPLSALREGGETPGRVRAELARSLGWTVPAEVSLDELLPLWRAALAKVAFSTNLDDLSKLP; encoded by the coding sequence ATGAGCGTGGTGGGCCGCTTTGCCCCCAGCCCCACCGGGGCCATGCATCTGGGCAACGCCCGCACCGCGCTGCTGGCGTGGCTGCACACCCGCGCGCACGGGGGGCGCCACCTCCTGCGCTTTGAAGACCTGGACACCGGCCGCGTGCGCCCCTGGGCCTACGACCTCACCCGCCGCGACCTGGAGTGGCTGGGCCTGGACTGGGACGAGGAGGCTATTCAATCCGCCCGACTTCCTCTGTACGGGGCGGCGCTGGCCCGGCTGGACACCTACCCCTGCACCTGCACCCGTAAGGAGGTGCAGGCGGCCATTCAGGCGAGTGCTGGCGCGCCCCACGGCACGGAGCCCGTTTACCCGGGGAGGTGCCGCGCGGGCACCGCGCACCCTGGCCGCCCCGCCGCGCGGCGCTGGCGCGTGCCGGACGAGGTGGTCTGCGCCCACGACGCCCTGAACCACCAGACCCTGTGCCAGCACCTGCCGGGCGAGGTGGGCGACCTCGTGCTGCAGCGCAACGACGGCGTTTTCGCCTATCACCTCGCCGTGGTGGTGGACGACGCCGAGGCCGGCGTGACCGATGTGGTGCGCGGCGCCGACCTGTGGACCGCCACGCCCCGGCAGGTGGCGCTGGGGCGCGCCCTGGGACTGCCCACGCCCCGCTACCTGCACGTGCCGCTGCTGCATGACTACCGGGGCGAGCGGCTGGCCAAACGCGGCGGCGCCCCGCCCCTGTCGGCCTTGCGGGAAGGGGGCGAGACCCCGGGCCGCGTGCGTGCCGAACTGGCCCGCAGCCTGGGCTGGACCGTGCCCGCCGAGGTCAGCCTGGACGAGCTGCTGCCCCTGTGGCGTGCCGCGCTGGCAAAGGTGGCCTTCTCCACAAACTTAGATGACCTGTCTAAGTTGCCCTAA
- a CDS encoding tetratricopeptide repeat protein, protein MRTLALSIALALSVTAAAQSQQAAKALFDQGKWQEAASAAAALNTADGFALAAEATTAGAGLVPDNQKKALFEKAQGYARQAIAKDKNNADAYFELARAQGRLAQFSGILQSLGLAGDMKKNLDTAVRLNPRLAGAYVALGLWHANLISKGFIATRATGADRNQIIPNFEKAIALEPNVAVHRIEYANALMLQGKKAEAAAQLEKALAMNADTFWEKRNEDAAKATLAKLK, encoded by the coding sequence ATGCGTACCCTTGCCCTGTCCATTGCCCTTGCCCTGTCCGTGACCGCCGCCGCCCAGAGCCAGCAGGCTGCCAAAGCCCTGTTTGACCAGGGCAAGTGGCAGGAGGCCGCCAGCGCCGCCGCCGCCCTGAACACCGCTGACGGCTTTGCCCTGGCCGCCGAAGCCACCACGGCCGGCGCGGGTCTGGTGCCCGACAACCAGAAAAAGGCGCTGTTTGAAAAGGCCCAGGGCTACGCCCGCCAGGCCATCGCCAAGGACAAGAACAACGCCGACGCCTACTTCGAGCTGGCCCGCGCCCAGGGCCGCCTGGCCCAGTTCAGCGGCATTCTGCAGAGCCTGGGGCTGGCCGGCGATATGAAGAAGAACCTCGACACCGCCGTTCGCCTGAACCCCAGGCTGGCGGGCGCCTACGTGGCCCTGGGCCTGTGGCACGCCAACCTGATCAGCAAGGGCTTTATCGCCACCCGCGCGACCGGCGCTGACCGCAACCAGATCATCCCCAACTTTGAAAAAGCCATTGCGCTGGAGCCCAACGTGGCTGTTCACCGCATTGAGTACGCCAACGCCCTGATGCTGCAGGGCAAGAAGGCCGAAGCCGCCGCCCAGCTGGAAAAGGCCCTGGCCATGAACGCCGACACCTTCTGGGAGAAGCGCAACGAAGACGCCGCCAAGGCCACGCTGGCGAAGCTGAAGTAA
- a CDS encoding DJ-1/PfpI family protein → MTAPDHEPNVQTGPVVALPVYHGVSELELGLMVTVLRLCGGDKVAVTVNRSRISVITAGGLVMTPHVLYAALPEPQALLLPGGPGAAKAARDPLLRAFLAAHPGLPTGASGSGLLLLGEAGTLDGCVVGGPADLTDTLWGFTPADVRPGQVVMDGRLCTTPAGLGALHAALHVAATLWGQEVARDAAERIGSSPLLVDSVSMN, encoded by the coding sequence ATGACTGCTCCTGACCACGAACCCAATGTCCAGACTGGTCCGGTGGTGGCGCTGCCGGTGTACCACGGTGTCAGCGAACTGGAACTGGGGCTCATGGTCACGGTGCTGCGGCTGTGCGGCGGCGACAAGGTGGCCGTCACGGTGAACCGCTCGCGCATCAGTGTGATCACAGCGGGCGGGCTGGTCATGACGCCGCATGTCCTATACGCCGCGCTGCCCGAGCCCCAGGCGCTGCTGCTGCCCGGTGGCCCCGGCGCGGCCAAAGCGGCCCGCGATCCCCTACTGCGCGCCTTCCTGGCGGCCCACCCGGGGCTGCCCACCGGCGCCAGCGGCAGCGGCCTGCTGCTACTGGGCGAAGCCGGTACCCTGGACGGCTGCGTGGTGGGCGGCCCCGCCGACCTGACCGATACGCTATGGGGCTTCACCCCCGCCGACGTGCGCCCCGGCCAAGTGGTTATGGATGGACGGCTATGCACCACCCCTGCGGGCCTGGGCGCCCTGCACGCGGCGCTACATGTGGCCGCAACGTTGTGGGGTCAGGAGGTGGCGCGGGACGCGGCAGAGCGCATTGGCTCGTCACCGCTGCTGGTCGACTCCGTCAGCATGAACTGA
- a CDS encoding ParA family protein: MKVVAITSEKGGVGKSTLAVHLAGAAHAQGLTPLLVDEDGRVGSSLRWARRAGALPFEVVEADDVRPKKLARYDLLLLDTEGRPKRKELRQLAGRADLLLVPSGVSALELDATRELLDFLHEEGAARKTRVVLTRVPPVGHAAEEAREDLREAGLTVCNTVVRQYAAFQRAAEAGVLVRDVPGERSASAWSDVLRLAQELW, from the coding sequence ATGAAGGTCGTGGCGATCACCTCGGAAAAGGGCGGCGTGGGCAAAAGCACCCTGGCGGTTCACCTTGCGGGCGCCGCGCACGCCCAGGGCCTGACGCCGCTGCTGGTGGACGAGGACGGCCGCGTGGGCAGCAGCCTGCGCTGGGCGCGGCGTGCGGGCGCCCTGCCGTTCGAGGTGGTGGAAGCCGACGACGTGCGCCCCAAGAAGCTTGCCCGCTACGACCTGCTGCTGCTGGACACCGAGGGCCGCCCCAAGCGCAAGGAACTGCGCCAACTGGCCGGGCGCGCCGACCTGCTGCTGGTGCCCAGCGGCGTGAGCGCCCTGGAACTGGACGCCACCCGCGAACTGCTGGACTTTCTGCACGAGGAAGGCGCGGCGCGCAAGACCCGCGTGGTCCTGACCCGGGTGCCGCCCGTGGGCCACGCCGCCGAGGAGGCCCGCGAGGACCTGCGCGAGGCGGGCCTGACCGTCTGCAACACCGTGGTGCGCCAGTACGCCGCCTTTCAACGCGCCGCCGAGGCCGGGGTGCTGGTGCGCGACGTGCCCGGCGAGCGTTCCGCCAGCGCCTGGAGCGACGTCTTGCGGCTGGCCCAGGAACTCTGGTAA
- the trpB gene encoding tryptophan synthase subunit beta: protein MPLTLPTYPQPDARGRFGRFGGRYVPETLIPALDELEMAYAAAKTDPAFLNELDRLLREFVGRPSGLYLAQRLTEYAGGAKIYLKREDQNYTGAHKINNCLAQALLAVRMGKKRVIAETGAGQHGVASATAAALLGLSCVVYMGAEDIRRQALNVFRMKLLGAEVREVTSGTATLKDATNEAIRDWVTNVRDTFYILGSVVGPHPYPAMVRDFQAVIGEEVKVQHQALEGRPAPDAIVACVGGGSNAIGIFAPFAYLPEEERPLLIGTEAAGEGVDSGRHAASVAGGRIGVLHGAMMYLLNDDEGQIVPPHSVSAGLDYPGIGPEHCLYAQTGTAQYVPVTDAQALDALQLLTRLEGIIPALESAHAIHHAVELARTMRPDQTIVVNLSGRGDKDVAEVMRLLSLQDPAGETPGQLRSPEVLA, encoded by the coding sequence ATGCCCCTGACGCTCCCCACCTACCCCCAGCCGGACGCGCGCGGGCGCTTCGGCCGTTTTGGCGGGCGGTATGTGCCCGAAACGCTGATTCCGGCGCTCGACGAGCTGGAAATGGCCTATGCGGCGGCCAAGACCGACCCGGCCTTCCTGAACGAACTGGACCGCCTGCTGCGTGAATTCGTGGGCCGCCCCAGCGGCCTGTATCTTGCCCAGCGCCTCACCGAATATGCCGGCGGCGCCAAGATTTACCTCAAGCGCGAGGACCAGAACTACACGGGCGCCCACAAGATCAACAACTGTCTGGCCCAGGCCCTGCTGGCCGTGCGCATGGGCAAAAAACGCGTGATTGCCGAAACCGGCGCCGGGCAGCATGGCGTGGCCAGCGCCACCGCCGCCGCCCTGCTGGGCCTCTCGTGCGTGGTGTATATGGGCGCCGAGGACATTCGCCGTCAGGCACTGAACGTCTTTCGCATGAAGCTGCTGGGCGCCGAAGTTCGTGAAGTGACCTCCGGCACCGCCACCCTCAAGGACGCCACCAACGAGGCCATTCGCGACTGGGTCACCAACGTGCGCGACACCTTTTACATCCTGGGCAGCGTGGTGGGCCCGCACCCCTACCCGGCGATGGTGCGCGACTTTCAGGCCGTGATTGGCGAAGAGGTCAAAGTGCAGCACCAGGCCCTGGAAGGCCGCCCAGCGCCCGACGCCATCGTGGCCTGCGTGGGCGGCGGCAGCAACGCCATCGGCATCTTTGCGCCCTTTGCCTACCTGCCCGAGGAAGAGCGGCCTCTCCTGATTGGCACCGAGGCCGCTGGGGAAGGCGTGGACTCCGGGCGCCACGCCGCCAGCGTGGCCGGCGGGCGCATCGGCGTGCTGCACGGCGCCATGATGTACCTGCTCAATGACGACGAGGGCCAGATCGTGCCGCCGCATTCGGTGAGCGCGGGCCTGGATTACCCCGGTATCGGCCCCGAGCACTGCCTGTACGCCCAGACCGGCACGGCGCAGTACGTGCCCGTCACGGACGCCCAGGCCCTGGACGCCCTGCAGCTGCTGACCCGCCTAGAAGGCATCATCCCCGCGCTGGAAAGCGCCCACGCCATTCACCACGCGGTCGAACTGGCCCGCACCATGCGCCCGGACCAGACCATAGTGGTCAACCTCTCGGGCCGGGGCGACAAGGACGTGGCCGAGGTGATGCGCCTGCTCAGTTTGCAGGACCCGGCGGGAGAGACACCGGGCCAACTGCGGTCCCCGGAGGTCCTCGCATGA
- a CDS encoding GGDEF domain-containing protein produces the protein MHDAAAGPLTAPERIDDLNRRSAQLVFQHPREALALSEEALALARAGADQPRMARSALRLGAAASVAGDDERAARLLAEALALFRAVGDPQGEAGACLSLSTVHRNLGRLIDGLHHALQGLDIARREGLLRLQGACLSNVGLIHTDLGDHQKALEAFLAALPLARAADAPADEAMCLTNLGDVCQQAGDAAQALTHYGAALEIVRRLGHTHHELDALCGLGQAHVKLEQAEEALSLLRGALDVAQARGDHKCDARLLLGLGDAYQQLGQPEDALRAYRQARTLAAEARAAHEESRALRWLGALHLKRRESAQALDALEEGLALAQGCRAQRDEQEIHALLSETHRQRGAYRAALQHYQRYHQLERELDNLQALHRTQALLLQVDLDQARHAAEAQRQINARLTELNQELAAANEQKAELLARLQTQAEHLVRLSQEDALTGLSNRRHFNECLDAEVQRALRYGRPLSVVLLDIDHFKAVNDTYSHQVGDLVLRELAGLLRASCRQMDTVARFGGEEFVLLLPETGGPAAQTMCERLRQAVQNHDWGGLHPGLRLTVSLGVASYCTLGAAQLLALADAELYRAKGAGRNRVSLASEPGCE, from the coding sequence ATGCACGACGCCGCAGCCGGGCCGCTGACCGCCCCCGAGCGTATAGACGACCTGAACCGCCGCTCCGCCCAGCTGGTCTTTCAGCACCCCCGCGAAGCCCTGGCCCTCAGCGAGGAAGCGCTGGCCCTGGCCCGCGCCGGGGCAGATCAGCCCCGTATGGCGCGCAGCGCGCTGCGTCTGGGCGCGGCGGCCTCGGTGGCAGGCGACGACGAACGCGCCGCGCGCCTGCTGGCCGAGGCGCTGGCGCTGTTTCGGGCGGTGGGCGACCCCCAGGGCGAGGCAGGCGCCTGCCTGAGCCTGTCCACCGTCCATCGCAACCTGGGCCGCCTGATTGACGGCCTACATCACGCCCTGCAGGGCCTGGACATCGCGCGGCGCGAGGGCCTGCTGCGGCTTCAGGGCGCCTGCCTGAGCAACGTGGGCCTGATCCACACCGATCTGGGCGACCACCAGAAGGCCCTGGAAGCCTTTCTGGCGGCCCTGCCCCTGGCGCGCGCCGCTGATGCCCCGGCCGACGAGGCCATGTGCCTGACCAACCTGGGCGACGTGTGCCAGCAGGCCGGCGACGCCGCCCAGGCCCTGACGCACTACGGGGCAGCGCTGGAAATCGTGCGCCGCCTGGGCCACACCCACCACGAACTGGACGCGCTGTGCGGCCTGGGGCAGGCGCACGTGAAACTGGAGCAGGCCGAAGAGGCTCTGAGCCTGCTGCGCGGCGCGCTGGACGTGGCCCAGGCCCGGGGCGACCACAAGTGCGACGCCCGGCTGCTGCTGGGTCTGGGGGACGCCTACCAGCAACTGGGACAGCCCGAGGACGCCCTGCGCGCCTACCGGCAGGCCCGCACCCTGGCCGCCGAGGCCCGCGCCGCCCACGAGGAGTCGCGTGCCCTGCGCTGGCTGGGGGCCCTGCACCTGAAGCGGCGCGAATCGGCCCAGGCCCTCGACGCCCTGGAAGAGGGACTGGCCCTGGCCCAGGGCTGCCGGGCCCAGCGCGACGAGCAGGAGATCCACGCCCTGCTCAGCGAAACCCACCGCCAACGCGGGGCCTACCGCGCCGCCCTGCAGCATTACCAGCGCTATCACCAGCTGGAACGCGAGCTGGACAACCTGCAGGCCCTGCACCGCACCCAGGCCCTGCTGCTGCAGGTGGACCTGGATCAGGCCCGCCACGCCGCCGAGGCCCAGCGCCAGATCAACGCCCGCCTGACCGAACTGAACCAGGAACTCGCGGCGGCCAACGAACAGAAGGCCGAGTTGCTTGCCCGCTTGCAGACCCAGGCCGAGCACCTCGTGCGGCTCTCGCAGGAAGACGCCCTGACCGGCCTGTCCAACCGGCGCCACTTCAACGAGTGCCTGGACGCCGAGGTGCAGCGTGCCCTGCGCTACGGCCGCCCCCTGAGCGTGGTGCTGCTGGACATTGACCACTTCAAGGCGGTGAACGACACCTACTCGCATCAGGTGGGTGACCTCGTGCTGCGCGAATTGGCCGGGCTGCTGCGCGCCAGCTGCCGCCAGATGGACACCGTGGCCCGCTTTGGCGGTGAGGAATTCGTGTTGCTGCTGCCCGAAACCGGCGGGCCCGCTGCCCAGACGATGTGCGAGCGCCTGCGCCAGGCGGTGCAGAACCACGACTGGGGCGGGCTGCACCCCGGCCTGCGCCTCACGGTTAGCCTGGGGGTGGCGTCGTACTGCACCCTGGGCGCCGCCCAGCTGCTGGCCCTGGCCGACGCCGAGCTGTACCGCGCCAAGGGCGCCGGCCGCAACCGGGTCAGTCTGGCAAGTGAGCCTGGGTGCGAGTAG
- a CDS encoding DUF3208 domain-containing protein: protein MLRRVSTSEPQPVGRAAVRLLQGYVWHPQEADIDLEQFLPHELDLPAQEGPEDTEQEAAHVLWDAVNPPFAFFENGEPTASQAFYQFTVLRVYDTRPSNDALHADASAASEQLSPLLDVTPEGVGWQLWEDLRDL from the coding sequence ATGCTACGGCGCGTGAGCACCAGTGAACCGCAGCCCGTGGGTCGCGCCGCCGTGCGCCTGCTGCAGGGCTACGTGTGGCATCCCCAGGAGGCCGATATCGATCTGGAGCAGTTTCTGCCCCACGAACTCGACCTGCCCGCCCAGGAAGGCCCCGAGGACACCGAGCAGGAAGCAGCGCATGTGCTGTGGGACGCCGTGAACCCGCCGTTCGCCTTTTTCGAGAACGGCGAACCCACGGCCTCGCAGGCCTTTTACCAGTTCACCGTGCTGCGCGTGTACGACACCCGCCCCAGCAACGACGCCCTGCACGCCGACGCCAGCGCCGCCAGCGAGCAGCTCAGCCCCCTGCTGGACGTGACCCCCGAGGGTGTGGGCTGGCAGCTGTGGGAGGACCTGCGCGACCTATGA
- a CDS encoding helicase HerA-like domain-containing protein has product MDYRAALAQLRAHLPPPSGGQARGSLRWLETQMRARGASPSSVRNIVYRGVGTPTDKAALRAILQELAQELGCVLPDAPPPRPALPPELDLLGRSKIRAYRQFVAGVRAGRSPRLIVAGRPGAGKTVLLTQVARTLRDQGLPVTQLTLSGDLQGVLPLGTPPGASFAAQAQAQQDAARQALPTRGALLVRVGRDLHWSSAPPRASSGDALGGAAWAILHLLERAPVGVAVLLALDGDCPPTSAAECIELRPPTPAEARAYLMSHLNVTRGEAERLVQEGGRSPERLMLLARLARAGAGPAELLGDPDTRRLAEATAALHAALPDPAAPWPAALLAAALGHDPAALPPHARLLLEAGPDGYRPAAALRGAWPGVSPAAQVAPLRALADTEDPALAPARLAAWAALRDVGALAAHLQTHPDDARHLPPLWPALRAAPGGDHRDLLARAVVAHHAGRGEYGAVTLRDALFTLLESARQAVRAWARVKLAESSLEHGNMDAAQAQLAHPDVTGMAGPDPWTMAAKADVLLVQAALARWRGDLTAATQAAADPRAAQGGPRAWLWRGLIAKDAGQWTQALAALQAVPAGSPLLSARARYQEGDLLLRLGQPAAALAALQDAAARLQEAGSAPEEQARVLARTATARRRLGRPAAGLRDLRRALALVPPDPRRHADGVPRARLLSEGVPLLLALGRPDEALTWAAQALDLLARPEARPAEAAYRARRTRYRTALAYLSRGLGRPYLQPLAGPTRDHPDLVHARALLDTLLAQEVRGADRDHLLALDLRLSRALAEPDAARALTLTQDALALAAHPYEQAQALALHAEAALRAGQLGAALAAVNRAHALLRRVGPGPAPADPGLHAQLLALEAGASVQDGPALLPWLRAALADPALAPFRAGVWREVGAALLTVPGGAGWLADWGVTSQGALALPDALVVHEQAQCPPSGDELEG; this is encoded by the coding sequence GTGGATTACCGGGCGGCGCTGGCCCAGTTGCGTGCCCACCTGCCCCCCCCGTCGGGCGGGCAGGCGCGCGGCAGCCTACGTTGGCTGGAGACCCAGATGCGCGCGCGCGGCGCCAGTCCCAGCAGCGTGCGCAACATCGTGTACCGGGGCGTGGGCACCCCTACAGACAAGGCCGCTCTGCGCGCCATCCTGCAAGAGCTCGCCCAGGAGCTGGGCTGCGTGCTGCCCGACGCTCCCCCGCCTCGCCCCGCCCTGCCACCCGAGCTGGACCTGCTGGGCCGCAGCAAGATTCGCGCCTACCGCCAGTTTGTGGCCGGGGTGCGGGCCGGCCGCTCACCCCGCCTGATTGTGGCCGGGCGCCCGGGGGCGGGCAAGACCGTGCTGCTCACCCAGGTGGCCCGCACCCTGCGCGACCAGGGGCTGCCAGTGACCCAGCTGACGCTCTCGGGCGACCTGCAAGGCGTGTTGCCGCTGGGCACGCCGCCCGGGGCCTCGTTCGCCGCGCAGGCGCAGGCCCAGCAGGATGCGGCGCGGCAGGCCCTGCCCACGCGGGGGGCCCTGCTGGTGCGGGTGGGGCGCGACCTGCACTGGAGCAGCGCCCCGCCCCGGGCCAGCAGCGGCGATGCCCTGGGCGGCGCGGCCTGGGCCATTCTGCACCTGCTGGAGCGGGCGCCGGTGGGCGTGGCGGTGCTGCTGGCCCTGGACGGCGACTGTCCCCCGACCAGCGCGGCCGAGTGCATCGAACTGCGCCCGCCCACCCCAGCCGAGGCCCGTGCGTACCTGATGAGCCACCTGAACGTGACGCGGGGCGAGGCCGAGCGCTTGGTGCAGGAAGGGGGCCGCAGTCCCGAGCGCCTGATGCTGCTGGCCCGGCTGGCCCGCGCGGGGGCTGGCCCCGCCGAGCTGCTGGGCGACCCGGACACCCGCCGCCTCGCCGAGGCCACGGCTGCCCTGCACGCCGCCCTGCCCGACCCAGCCGCCCCCTGGCCCGCCGCGCTGCTGGCCGCTGCCCTGGGCCACGACCCGGCCGCGCTGCCCCCCCACGCCCGCTTGCTGCTGGAGGCAGGCCCGGACGGCTACCGCCCGGCGGCGGCCCTGCGCGGCGCGTGGCCCGGCGTCTCGCCTGCCGCGCAGGTGGCCCCTCTACGCGCCCTGGCCGACACCGAGGACCCCGCCCTGGCCCCCGCCCGGCTGGCGGCCTGGGCCGCGCTGCGCGACGTGGGCGCCCTGGCCGCCCACCTGCAAACCCACCCGGACGACGCCCGGCACCTGCCCCCTCTGTGGCCCGCCCTGCGCGCTGCCCCTGGGGGCGACCACCGCGACCTGCTTGCCCGCGCTGTGGTGGCCCACCACGCCGGGCGGGGCGAATACGGCGCCGTGACCCTGCGCGACGCCCTGTTCACCCTGCTGGAATCCGCCCGGCAGGCGGTGCGGGCCTGGGCGCGCGTGAAGCTGGCCGAAAGCAGCCTGGAACACGGCAATATGGACGCCGCGCAGGCCCAGCTGGCCCACCCGGACGTGACCGGTATGGCGGGCCCTGATCCCTGGACTATGGCCGCCAAGGCCGACGTCCTGCTGGTGCAGGCGGCGCTGGCCCGCTGGCGCGGTGACCTGACGGCGGCCACTCAGGCCGCCGCTGACCCCCGCGCCGCGCAGGGGGGGCCCCGCGCGTGGCTGTGGCGCGGTCTGATCGCCAAGGATGCCGGGCAGTGGACCCAGGCCCTGGCCGCGCTGCAGGCCGTTCCGGCGGGCAGTCCTTTGCTCTCGGCGCGGGCGCGCTACCAGGAGGGCGACCTGCTGCTGCGCCTGGGACAGCCCGCCGCCGCCCTGGCCGCCCTGCAGGACGCCGCTGCCCGCCTGCAAGAGGCCGGCAGCGCCCCCGAGGAGCAGGCGCGCGTGCTCGCCCGCACCGCCACGGCCCGGCGCCGCCTGGGCCGCCCAGCGGCGGGCCTGCGCGACCTGCGCCGTGCCCTGGCCCTGGTGCCCCCCGATCCGCGCCGTCACGCTGACGGGGTCCCGCGCGCCCGCCTGCTCTCCGAGGGCGTGCCCCTGCTGCTGGCCCTGGGCCGCCCCGATGAAGCCCTGACCTGGGCCGCCCAGGCACTGGACCTGCTCGCGCGCCCCGAGGCCCGCCCCGCCGAGGCCGCCTACCGCGCCCGGCGCACCCGGTACCGCACGGCGCTGGCCTATCTGTCGCGCGGGCTGGGCCGCCCCTACCTACAGCCCCTGGCCGGACCCACGCGTGACCACCCGGACCTTGTCCACGCCCGCGCCCTGCTGGACACCCTGCTGGCCCAGGAGGTGCGCGGCGCCGACCGCGACCACCTGCTGGCCCTGGACCTGCGCCTGAGCCGCGCCCTGGCCGAGCCCGATGCGGCGCGCGCCCTGACCCTGACCCAGGACGCCCTGGCCCTGGCCGCCCACCCCTACGAACAGGCCCAGGCCCTGGCCCTGCACGCCGAGGCCGCCCTGCGCGCCGGCCAGCTGGGTGCGGCCTTGGCAGCGGTGAACCGCGCCCACGCCCTGCTGCGCCGGGTGGGCCCTGGCCCCGCCCCCGCCGACCCGGGCCTGCACGCCCAGCTGCTGGCTCTGGAGGCCGGTGCCAGCGTGCAGGACGGCCCCGCCCTGCTGCCCTGGCTGCGCGCGGCCCTGGCTGACCCCGCACTGGCTCCCTTCCGCGCGGGGGTATGGCGCGAGGTGGGCGCGGCCCTGCTAACGGTGCCCGGCGGTGCAGGCTGGCTGGCCGACTGGGGCGTGACCTCGCAAGGTGCCCTGGCCCTGCCGGACGCTCTAGTGGTTCACGAGCAGGCCCAGTGCCCACCCAGTGGTGATGAGCTAGAGGGGTAA
- the trpA gene encoding tryptophan synthase subunit alpha, protein MTTLAPTRGAARLHAAFEQARQEGRAAFIPYMTAGYPTAAGFPALAQTLLAHADILEVGIPYSDPLGDGPTIQRASEQALAGGTSTRHSLQLVAGLREHTDKPIVVMTYVNPIYAVGPREFMRLAQRAGVDGLILPDLPPDQDLEIADLAAEHGLAVTFLIAPTSTPARVALVAQACTGFLYAVSVTGVTGAREGAALGEVPAMLALAQQHARVPVAVGFGVKDAATARQVAEVADGVVVGSAFITAAANGQDVDALAASIRAGCVR, encoded by the coding sequence ATGACCACCCTGGCCCCCACGCGCGGCGCCGCGCGCCTACATGCCGCCTTTGAGCAAGCCCGGCAGGAGGGCCGCGCCGCCTTCATTCCCTACATGACGGCCGGCTATCCCACTGCCGCCGGTTTCCCCGCCCTGGCACAGACGCTGCTGGCCCACGCCGACATTCTCGAAGTGGGCATTCCCTACAGCGACCCCCTGGGCGACGGTCCCACCATCCAGCGCGCCAGCGAGCAAGCTCTGGCGGGCGGCACCAGCACCCGGCACTCGCTGCAACTCGTGGCTGGGCTCCGGGAACACACGGACAAACCCATCGTGGTCATGACCTACGTGAACCCCATCTACGCCGTGGGCCCGCGCGAGTTCATGCGGCTGGCCCAGCGCGCCGGCGTGGACGGCCTGATTCTGCCCGACCTGCCTCCCGATCAGGACCTGGAAATCGCTGATTTGGCCGCCGAGCATGGCCTGGCTGTCACCTTCCTGATTGCGCCCACCAGCACCCCGGCGCGTGTGGCCCTGGTGGCGCAGGCCTGCACCGGCTTTCTGTACGCGGTGAGCGTGACCGGCGTGACCGGCGCCCGCGAAGGCGCGGCCCTGGGCGAGGTGCCTGCCATGCTGGCCCTGGCGCAGCAGCACGCCCGCGTGCCGGTCGCCGTGGGCTTTGGGGTGAAAGACGCCGCCACCGCCCGGCAGGTGGCCGAGGTGGCCGACGGCGTGGTGGTGGGCAGCGCCTTTATTACTGCTGCCGCGAACGGTCAGGATGTGGACGCCCTGGCTGCCAGCATCCGTGCGGGCTGCGTGCGCTAA
- a CDS encoding PIG-L deacetylase family protein — protein sequence MNPTLLAVFAHPDDEAFSVGGTLTHYARQGVRVVLACATRGEAGKITVPGMTVDDLGAQREQELRRACEALEIEPPVFLDYHDSGRYERTRHDDPRALMNVDPLKVEPKLRDLIADLQPQVMVTFDPHGGYGHIDHLQIHRAASAAFFSTGHLPGGGPQRLYYTALTVQAAQNLSRMGEGLDPQVYGVSEGTVAVQIDVAAYAENKRAALKAHGTQTGEQSVMGQMSAEERQAMEAMLLGHERFSLGGTRTAIPQFPLCGLFDGLAGFEHLQ from the coding sequence ATGAACCCCACCCTGCTGGCCGTATTTGCCCACCCCGACGACGAAGCCTTCAGCGTGGGCGGCACGCTGACCCACTACGCGCGCCAGGGGGTACGGGTGGTGCTGGCCTGCGCCACCCGGGGCGAAGCGGGCAAGATCACCGTGCCCGGCATGACGGTGGACGACCTGGGCGCCCAGCGCGAACAGGAACTGCGCCGGGCCTGCGAGGCGCTGGAGATTGAGCCGCCGGTCTTTCTGGATTACCACGATTCCGGCCGATACGAACGCACCCGCCACGACGACCCCCGCGCCCTGATGAATGTGGACCCCCTGAAGGTCGAGCCGAAGCTGCGCGACCTGATTGCCGACCTTCAGCCTCAGGTGATGGTGACCTTTGACCCGCACGGGGGCTACGGGCACATTGACCACCTGCAGATTCACCGGGCCGCCAGCGCCGCGTTCTTCAGCACCGGGCATCTGCCGGGCGGCGGGCCGCAGCGGCTGTACTACACCGCGCTGACCGTGCAGGCGGCGCAGAACCTGTCGCGCATGGGCGAGGGCCTGGACCCCCAGGTGTACGGCGTGTCGGAAGGCACGGTGGCCGTGCAGATTGATGTGGCCGCCTACGCCGAGAACAAGCGGGCCGCCTTAAAGGCCCACGGCACCCAGACGGGCGAACAGAGTGTGATGGGCCAGATGAGCGCCGAGGAGCGGCAGGCCATGGAGGCGATGCTGCTGGGCCACGAACGCTTCAGCCTGGGCGGCACCCGCACGGCCATTCCCCAGTTCCCTCTGTGTGGGCTGTTTGACGGCCTTGCGGGGTTCGAGCATCTGCAGTGA